A portion of the Bradysia coprophila strain Holo2 unplaced genomic scaffold, BU_Bcop_v1 contig_297, whole genome shotgun sequence genome contains these proteins:
- the LOC119078430 gene encoding zinc finger protein 25-like → MSNNIMDIMASINDEIPAHVQDDVISLLDNYCASLFKPPTTIKDILNYLLENDSAADLDVPEHTNNDLNALGNNYEDNLNVSDMVARSQQSQQIQLIGPMMQIEDDKPAKTEQTTTLTTDKDNFFVDPDDGTIVYLPADLVELETVAQTPQTYSKSEKENQEDYECMICRRTFRRHYNFRQHMKLHDPISYECEVCHHVFDSRHYYDLHMKSHTPPYVCEVCGRRFMNKLHLTYHSKSHLGGKEPYKCNVCNRAFQYKYLLDQHSLVHLDLPYRCDVCIRSFKYKYLLDRHIASHSDNKKPCKDPLKKKKILSSNMETP, encoded by the exons ATGAGCAACAATATAATGGATATAATGGCATCGATAAACGATGAGATTCCCGCTCATGTGCAAGACGATGTAATTAGTTTACTGGATAATTATTGTGCTAGTCTCTTCAAACCACCTACAACCATTAAAGACATTCTGAACTATTTGTTGGAAAACGATTCAGCTGCGGATTTAGACGTTCCGGAACACACCAACAATGACCTGAATGCATTGGGCAACAATTACGAAGATAATTTAAATGTCAGTGACATGGTGGCCAGGTCACAACAATCACAGCAAATTCAATTAATCGGACCAATGATGCAG ATCGAAGATGATAAACCAGCAAAGACGGAGCAAACGACTACACTCACAACTGATAAAGATAATTTCTTCGTTGATCCAGACGATGGGACAATTGTTTATTTACCGGCTGATTTAGTTGAACTTGAAACGGTTGCACAGACTCCTCAAACGTACTCAAAAAGTGAGAAGGAGAACCAGGAAGATTATG AATGCATGATATGCAGGAGGACATTTCGACGGCACTATAATTTCAGACAACATATGAAACTCCATG ATCCGATATCGTATGAGTGTGAGGTGTGTCATCATGTATTTGATTCGAGACATTACTACGATTTGCACATGAAATCCCATACTC cTCCTTATGTATGCGAGGTGTGCGGCCGCCGTTTTATGAATAAACTTCATTTGACCTATCACTCAAAAAGCCATCTCG GTGGTAAGGAGCCATATAAATGCAATGTGTGCAATAGAGCATTTCAgtacaaatatttattagaCCAACACTCGTTAGTGCATTTAG ATTTACCCTATAGATGTGACGTGTGCATCAGAAGCTTTAAGTACAAATATTTGTTGGATCGACACATTGCGTCCCATTCCGATAACAAAAAGCCTTGCAAGGACccattgaagaaaaaaaaaatactttcatcgaACATGGAAACACCTTAG